The following nucleotide sequence is from Thermoleophilaceae bacterium.
ACGAACGCGTGGCAGGCGGGCTCCTCCTCGTGGTAGCTCTCCACCTCCACGATCCGTCCGGCGGTGGGGCCGCGACGAACGGTGCAGCCCACGAGCTCGCGCGCCACCTCGTGCACGGAGCGGCGGTAGAAGTCCTCGGTCAAGCCTGAGCGTCCTCGCGGAGGACCTCGCGGGCGCGCTCGAGCTGCTCGCGCACGCGGGGAAGCGCGGTCCCGCCCTCCGACACCTTCGATTCGAGCCACGCGCCCTCGGCGAGCAGCTCGTGGTAGCCCGGCACGAGCTCGGGAGCGTGCTCGCGCACCTCATCCTCGCTCAGCTCGGACAGGGTGCGATCCGACTCCACCGCTGTTCGCACGAGCCCTGCCACCACGCCATGCGCCTGGCGGAAGGGCATGCCCCGCTTCACCAGCAGGTCGGCGATGTCCGTGGCAGCCGGAAACTCATCCGCCGCGGCGGACGCCATCCGCTCTCGGTTGAACGAGATGCCCCCGAGCATTCCCGCAGCCGCGGCGATCGTGATCTCGAGCGTGTCCACCGCGTCGAAGAGCCGCTCCTTGTCCTCCTGCAGGTCCTTGTTGTAGGTGAGCGGGAGGCCGTGGAGCACGCCGTGAAGCCCGCTGAGATGAGCCGCCACCCGCGGCGCCTTCGCGCGCAGGAGCTCGGCGGCGTCGGGGTTCTTCTTCTGCGGCATGATGCTCGACCCCGAGGCGAACGAGTCCGAGACCTCGCAGAAGCCGAACTCCGCACTCGACCAGAGCACTATCTCCGCGCCAAGCTGCGACAGGTGGGTGGAGCACACCGCCGCGGCGGCGAGGTAGTCGAGCACGAAGTCGCGGTTGGACACGGCGTCGAGTGAGTTCTGCGCCACTGCCGGGAAGCCGAGCTCGCCGGCCACGAAGCGGCGGTCCGTTTGGAAGTTCACTCCCGCGAGCGCGCCCGCGCCGAGCGGAAGCTCCGCCGTCATGTGGACCACGAAGCCGAAGCGGCGCGCGTCGCGCTGCAGCTTCCAGAACCATGCCAGCAGGTGGTGCGAGAGGTAGACCGGCTGGGCGCGCTGGAGGTGGGTGTAGCCGGGTAGCGGCCAGTCGAGATGGCGCTCCGCAAGGTCCACGATCACGTCGAGCAAGTCGAGAAGGGCCCGCCGGTCGCGGTCGGCGTGGGCGCGCACGAACATCGCCACATCCGTGGCCACCTGGTCGTTGCGCGAACGGGCGGTGTGAAGCTTGCCGCCGACCGGCCCGACGATCTCCGTGACCCGGCGCTCGATCGCCATGTGGATGTCCTCGTCCTCGGGGTGAACCTGGAAGCGGTTGTGCTCGATCTCCTGCCTGACCTCGCCGAGGCCGCGCTCCAGCTCCGCCAGATCCTCCCGCGAGATGATCTCCTGGCGCGCGAGCATTCGCGCGTGCGCGAGTGACTGCTCGATGTCGAACGGCGCGAGCCGGTAGTCGAAGCCGATCGACGTGTTGAGCGCCCGGAACAGGGCGTCCTGAGGCTCGCTGAAGCGCGACATGGGCTGACCATCCTAGGATGCCGGGCCGTGAAGGTGCTCGTGACCGGAGCCACCGGCAAGGTGGGGCACGCGGTGGCTCGTGCGCTGCTCGAGCGGGGCGACGAGGTGCGGGCGCTCGTGCGAAGCCACGCCGCGGCGATCCCGGCCGGTGCCGTGCCGGTGCGCGGCGACGTGCGCGACAGCGAGTCGCTCGTGGAGGCGGTGCGCGGCTGCGAGCTCGTGTTCAACGCGATGGGCCTTCCCGAGCAGTGGCTGCCAGACGAGCACACCTTCCACGAGGTGAACGCGGTGGGAAGCGAGAACGTGGCACGGGCCGCGCGCGGCGCGGGCGTCCGCCGGCTGGTGCACACGAGCACCATCGACGTCTTCCACGCCGAGCGAGGCGCGCGCTTCGACGAGGCGGAGGTGGCGAGCTATCCGAAGGGCACGGCGTACGAGCGGTCGAAGCAGGAGGCCGAGCGGCTCGTGCTGGACGCGGTTGGCGGAATGGACGTGGTGATGGTGAACCCGGCGGGCGTGTACGGGCCCGGGCCCTCCGGCAGCGCGTCGCTCGAGGAGGACTTCTTCCGCCCGCTCGTGCGCGGCCGCCTGCCCGCCGTGCCACCTGGTGGCATGGGCGTGTGCTTCACCGACGGCGTGGCCGCCGGTCACCTGCTCGCCGCCGAACGTGGCCGTCCGGGCGAGCGCTACATCCTCTGCGACAGGCACGTGACGATGCGCGAGCTGGCGGACACGGTGGTTCGCCTGGCCGGCCGAGGGCGCGTGCCGTTCAGCATCCCGCCCGGCGCCGCTCGGGTGATGGCGATGGCGGGCGAGCTCCTTTCCCGGGCGATCAGGCGCCCTCCCCTGCTCCCCACCGGCCAGCTCCACTTCATGCTGTGGGACGCCGCGCCCGACTCGTCGAAGGCGCAGGACGAGCTCGGTTGGGAGCCCACCGCGCTGGACGACGGCGTGCGGCGCACCCTTCACTCGATGGGTCTGATCTGAGCGCGCTCAGCGCGCGCGGCTGCTGAGGCGCGCGCCGAGCAGTACCTCGCGAACAGCCTCAGCCACCCGCGCGATCTCGCCTTCGGTGATCTGCGGGAAGAAGGGCAGCGCCAGCGAGCGCCGCGCCACGTCCTCGCACACCGGGAACTCGCCCTCTCGGTGGCCGAAGCGCTCGCGGTAGAAGCTCATCAGGTGAATCGCCGGGAGGTATGGCTTCGAGTCGATCCCGAGCGAGCGCAGCGCCTCGATCGCGCCGTCGCGATCCACCTCGGGCGGGAGCTTGATCACGTAGACGAACCAGCTGCGGCGGTGGCCGCCGGTGTCCGGGTAGGGCAGCTCGATCTCGTCGATTCCCGAGAGCGCCTCGCCGTACAGCCGCGCCACGCGCTCGCGCCCCGCCAAGAGCTCGTCCAGCCGCTCGAGCTGGCCGATCCCGAGCGCGCACGCCACGTCGGACAGCCTGTAGTTGAAGCCCAGCCGGTCATGGTCGAGCCAGCTCATGTCGGGCGCCCGGCCCTGGTTGCGCTCGCTGTCGATGCGCTCCTTCGCCTCGGCGGTGGGACATATCACCACGCCGCCCTCGCCGGTGGTCATCTGCTTGTTCGGATAGAAGGCGAACACCGCGAGGTTGCCGCGGGCACCCACGAGCGTGCCGTCCGCATGCACGGCGCCCAGCGCCTCGCACGCGTCCTCCACGATGAAGAGGTCGTGCTCGGCGGCGATCCGCTCGAATGCCGGCAGGTCCGCCGGGTAGCCGAAGATGTGCACCGGCATGATCCCCGCGGTGCGGTCGGTGACGGCGGCGGCCGCCGCCTGCGGGTCGAGGTTCAACGTGTGCTCGTCGATGTCGACGAACACCGGCCGCGCGCGCTCGTAGAGGATCGAGTTGGCCGACGCGACGAAGCTGAACGGCGTGGTGATCACCTCGTCGCCCTCCTCTACGCCCGCCGCGCGCAGGGCGAGGTGCAGCCCGGCGGTGCCGGACGACACCGCGGACGCGTACGGCGCGCCCACCCGCTCGGCGAACATCGCCTCGAAGCGCGTGAGCATCGGACCGAGCGACAGCCGGCCGGAGCGCAGCGTCTCGAGCACAAGCTCTTCCTCGCGCTCGCCGATGACCGGCTTGGAGAGTGGGATCACGAGCCGGCGGCGGTGGCCGGACGGCGCGAGTGCTCGGCGCGCGCGGGCAGCATGCCCGCCTCGAGCGAGTCCACGAGCGCCTCCCAGCTCGCCTCGATGATGTTCTCGGACACGCCGATCGAGCCCCACGTGTCGGTGCCGTCGCTCGCGTCTAGAAGCACGCGCGTGATCGCGCCGGTGCCCTTCGTCTCGTCGAGGATGCGCACCTTGAAGTTCACGAGCTCGATGTCCCGCAGGTGGGGGTACGTCTCCCCGATCGCCGACCGCAGTGCGCGGTCGAGCGCGTTCACGGGACCGTTGCCCTCCGCCGTGCGGATGTAGCGCTCCCCCTCCACCCAGATCTTGATCGTGGCCTCCGTCATCACGCGGCCGTCCTCGCGCTTCTCCACGATCGCGCGCCAGGACTCGAGCCGGAACAGCGGCTCGTAGTCGCCGGTCTCCTTCTTGATCAGCAGGTCGAAGGAGCCGTCGGCCGCCTCGAACTGGAAGCCGCGGTGCTCGAGCTGCTTCACGCGCTCGACCACGCGCGCGGCCGCCGCCTCGTCGAGCTGCACGCCGCGCTGCTCCGCGCGGGCCTGCACCGTCCCCTTGCCGGACAGCTCGGAGATGAGGAGCTCGCGGTCGTTGCCCACCTGCGCCGGGTCCATGTGCTCGAACGTGCGCGCGTCCCGGACGATGCCGGCCACGTGCATGCCGCCCTTGTGGGCGAACGCGTTCTTGCCCACGTACGGCTGGTTGGGATTAGGCGAGACGTTGCAGATCTCGTCCACGAGATGCGACATCTCGGTGAGCCGCGCGAGCTGCTCCTCGCTCACGCAGTCGTAGCCGAGCTTGAGCTGCAGGGCGGGGAGGATCGATACGAGGTTGGCGTTGCCGCAGCGCTCGCCGTAGCCGTTCATCGTGCCCTGCACGAGGCGCGCCCCGCGCTCCACCGCCACGATCGAGTTGGCCACCCCGCAGCCGGCGTCGTCGTGCGTGTGGATGCCCACGCTCACGCCGCCTGCGCCCAGGGCCGCCACCACGTGCTCGGTGGCCTCGGCGATCTGGCCCGGCAGCGACGAGCCGTTGGTGTCGCACAGCGTCACGTTCTCCGCGCCGCCCGATACCGCCGCGTGCAGGCAGCGCAGCGCGTACTCAGGGTCCTGCCGGTACCCGTCGAAGAAATGCTCCGCGTCGTAGATCACGCGCTTGCCCTGGCTGCGCAGGAATGCGATGGACTCCTCGATCATCGCGAGGTTCTCCCCCGCGTCCACCTTCGTGACCTTCTCGAGGTGAAGCGCCCACGTCTTCCCCACGAGCGTGCACACCGGCGCGAACGAGTCCGCGAGCAGCCGCAGCGCCTCGTCCTCCTCGGCACGCCCGCCGCGCCGGCGCGTCATCCCGAACGCCGCGATCTCCGCGTGCTCGAAACGCTCGCCGGCCAGCTGCGCGAAGAGCGCCTCCTCCTTCGGGTTCGAGCTCGGGAAACCGGCCTCGATCAGCTGCACACCGAGAGTGTCGAGCGCGTGCGCCACGCGCACCTTCTCCTCGACGGACAGGGACATGCCCTCCCCCTGCATGCCATCGCGGAGGGTGGTGTCGTAGAGGAGAACCGGTTCGCTCACGCCTTGGACGGTACCTGCACGAGGTCCAGCCATTCGGCGTACTGCGGCGCGCGGCCGGTGAGAGCGTCGTCGAAGATCCCCTGGATCTCGCGGGTGATCGGGCCGGGAGGCCCGAGCGTGATGTCGTCGATCGCGCGCACCGGGGTGAGCTCCGCGGCGGTGCCCGTCAGGAACACCTCGTCGGCGTTCACCAGCTCGCCGCGCGCGATGTCGCGCTCGACGAGCTTGTAGCCGAGGTCCGTGGCGATCTGAATGACCGACTTGCGGTTGATCCCGTCGAGGATGCTGGCCGTCTGCGGCGGCGTGTAGATCACGCCGTCGCGCACCATGAAGATGTTCTCTCCGCTGCCCTCGCACACGTGTCCGAGGTGGTCGAGGAGGATCGCCTCCTGGTAGCCGGCCTTCTGCGCCTCGATCTTCGCCAGCACCGAGTTCAGGTACTGCCCCGTGGCCTTCGCGTGCGGGTAGAGCGAGCGCGGCGAGATGCGCTCCCATGACGACACCTTGGCGGTGATGCCCTCGCGCTTGCCCTCTTCGCCGAGGTAGGCGCCCCATTCCCACACCGCGATCACGACCTCCACCGGGTTGTCCAGCGGATACAGGCCCATCGGGCCGTGCCCGCGGAACACGAGCGGCCGGATGTAGCAGCTGCGGAAGCCGTTGCGCACGATCAGCTCGTGCGTGGCCTCGCGCAGCTTGTCGAGCTGGTAGGGCAGGTCCATGTAGTACATGGCGGCCGAGCGCCGCAGCCGATCGAGATGGTCGTTGTGGCGGAAGATGGCCGTGCCGTGCTCGGTCTCGTAGGCGCGGATGCCCTCGAACACGCCGGTGCCGTAGTGGAGGGAGTGAGTGAGTACGTGTACCTTCGCGTCCTCCCAGGAGACGAACTCGCCGTTCATCCAGATGAGGTCCGCGGTGTTCACGTTCTCCCTCCTTTCTCAGAGGTTCGCGAGGACGGCCTTCGTGGCGTCCTCCGTGGTGGCGTTGCCGCCGAGGTCCGGGGTACGGAGGCCCGCCTCGAGGGCAGTGTCGATGGCCGATTCTATCCCGGCTGCTTCCGTCTCCCTACCGAGTCCGTAGCGCAGCATCATCGCCACGGAGCCGAACATGGCGAGCGGGTTGGCCTTGCCCGTTCCGGCGATGTCGGGCGCTGATCCGTGCACGGGCTCGAACAGCCCCGGCCCGTCCGAGCCCACGCTCGCGCTCGGGAGCATTCCGATCGAGCCGGTGAGCATCGCCGCCTCGTCGCTCAGGATGTCGCCGAACATGTTCTCGGTGAGGATCACGTCGAAGTCGGTGGGGCGCGACACGAGCTGCATCGCCGCGTTGTCCACGAGCAGGTGCTCGAAGGCCACGTCGTGGTTCTGCGCCATGCCGCTCACCACCTCGCGCCAAAGCCGCGAGGTCTCGAGGATGTTCGCCTTGTCCACGCTCGTCACCTTCCTGCGGGCGAACTTGAACGCCACCTCGGCTATCCGCTCGATCTCCTCCACGCTGTAGACGCAGGTGTCGAAGGCGGAGCCGTTCTCGCGTCCCTTGTCGCCGAAGTAGATGCCGCCGGTGAGCTCGCGCACCACGAGCAGGTCGGTGCCCTCGATGCGGTCGCGGCGCAGCGGGCTGGCGTCGAGCAGCGCCGGGCTGGGCCGCACAGGACGCAGGTTGGCGAACAGGCCGAGGCCCTTGCGAAGGCCGAGCAGCCCCTGCTCCGGGCGCGGCTTGGCGGGATCCGTGCTGTCCCACTTCGGGCCGCCCACCGCCGCGAGCAGCACGGCGTCGGCGGATTTGCACGCGTCGAGCACCTCGTCTGTGAGCGCGGTGCCGTGCGCGTCGATGGATGCGCCGCCGACCAGGCGTTCGTCCAGCTCGAAGTCGCCGACTTTGGCGAGCAGCTCTTGCGCGGCGGCCATGATCTCGGGCCCGATGCCGTCGCCGGGCAGGGTCACGATGCGTGCGCTCATTCGGGCCTCCGGGCGTCGATGTTCAGTCTCACGTAGTCGAGGGTGAGTGGCTTGGGCACTCGCTCCCACACACGCTCCACGTACAGCGGGCGCAACTCCTCGGGGAGCCGCTCCAGGTGATGGCCGAGGCAGACCGTGCGGATGAACTCCTCGGGCTCGTCCGGCTCCACCGGCCATTCCTGCAGCCAGCACTGGGCATCGGTGAAGCCGGCGGCAGCGAGCCGCGCGCCTGTCTCCGCCGGGCCGGCGTAGTTCCAGGGGCCCGCCCAGCCGCCGATGTGCTCGGCAAAGGGCGGCTCGCCGGCCACCCGCTTCACGATGTCGTGGAAGCGCTCGATGTTGCCCGCCCCGCCGCACTGCACCACGAGCCGGCCGCCCGGCTTGAGGGCCTCGAACAGCCGCGCGAACAGCGTCTTGTGGTCCGGGATCCAGTGGAACACGGCGTTGCTGAACACCGCGTCCGCCGCCTCGTGGAGATCGAGGTCCACGAGGTCGCTCACGAACACCTCGGCGTTCGGCCGCAGCGCCTCACGCGCCTTCTCCACCATCGAGGGCGACGCGTCCACCGCGATCACCTTGCCGTCCGGCAGCCGCTCCTCGAGCATCTGGGTGACGCGTCCGCTGCCGCAGCCGGCGTCGAGCACCGTCTCGTCGCCCTTCAGCGGCAGGCGGTCGAGCACCTCGCGCGCCCATCGCACCTGCGGCGTGGACACGCGGTCATAGGTGGCAGCGTCCCAGTCGCGTGTGCGGCGGCTCACAGCGCCGTCGTCACCGGCCCCTGGCGCTCGCACGAGCGCTCGTAGTCGTCGATCGCATCGCCAGTTTGCAGCGTGATCCCGATCTCGTCGAGCCCGTTGAGAAGCCGGTAGCGGGCGTCCTCGTCGATGTGAAACTCCACCTCGCGGCCGTCGACCACGACCACCTGCCGCTCGAGGTCCACCGTCGCCTCGCCCGCCTCCATCACGGCGCGCACATCCTCTTCAGGCAGCACCACCGGAAGCAGCCCGATCTTGGTGCAGTTGTTGTAGAAGATGTCCGCGAAGCTCGGCGCGATGATCGCCTTGAAGCCGTAGTCCTCGAGCGCCCACGGCGCGTGCTCGCGCGAGGAGCCACAGCCGAAGTTCGCGCCCGCCGCGAGGATGGGGTTCGCGGGCAGGTCCCAGCCCGGCTCGTTGCGCCAGTCGTAGAAGAGGAACTCGCCGAAGCCCGTCCGCTCCACGCGCTTGAGGAACTGCTTGGGGATGATCTGGTCGGTGTCCACGTCCGCGCGGTGGAGGACGGACACCTTGCCGCTCACCTGCTTGATGGGCTCCATCTACGCCGCCACCTCCTCGCGGTCCCAGTTGCGGATGTCCACGAAGTGTCCTTCTATGGCGGCCGCCGCGGCCATCTCCGGGCTCACCAGGTGGGTCCGTCCCCCTCTTCCCTGCCTGCCCTCGAAATTCCTGTTCGAGGTGCTCGCGCAGCGCTCGCCCGGCTGCAGGATGTCCGGGTTCATGCCGAGGCACATCGAGCAGCCCGCGCTTCGCCAGTCGAAGCCGGCCTCGCGGAACACCTCGTGGAGCCCCTCGGCCTCGGCCTGCGCCTTCACCTGCTGAGAGCCCGGCACCACCATTGCGTTCACCTCGGGATGCACGCGGCGGCCCTTCACCACCGCGGCGGCGGCGCGAAGGTCGCCGATGCGCGAGTTGGTGCATGAGCCGATGAACACCCGATCAAGGCGGATCTCCTCGATGCCGGTGCCCGGCTCGAGTTCCATGTACTTGAGCGCGCGCTCGTCCGTCTCGGTCTGCGGCGACGGCACCTCGCCGGTGACCGACACCACCATCCCGGGCGTGGTTCCCCACGTGACCTGCGGGGCGAGGGCGGAGGCGTCCACCTCCACCACCTTGTCGAACTCGGCGCCGTGGTCGGTGTGGAGCTCGCGCCAGTACTCGGGCACGCTCGCCGGTGCCGCCTCCCGGCCGATCACCCACTCGAAGGTGGTGTCGTCCGGCGCGACCATCCCGGCGCGGCCGCCGCCCTCAATCGTCATGTTGCAGATCGTCATGCGGCCTTCCATCGACATCGCCTCGACCGGACCGCCCGCGTACTCGATCACGTAGCCCTGCCCGCCGGCGGTGCCCATCTGTCCGATGGTGCCGAGGATCAGGTCCTTGGGCGTGACGCCGTAGCCGAGCTCGCCGTCGTAGCGCACCAGCATCGACCTGGGCTTCGACTGGCGCAGGGTCTGGGTGGCGAGCACGTGCTCCACCTCGCTCGTGCCAATGCCGAACGCGAGCGCCCCGAACGCGCCGTGGGTGGCGGTGTGAGAGTCGCCGCACACGATGGTCATGCCGGGCTGGGTGACGCCCAGCTCAGGTCCGATCACGTGCACGATCCCCTGCCGCGACGAGCCGATCGAGTAGACCGGGATGCCGAACTCCTCGCAGTTGCGCTCGAGCGTCTCCACCTGCACGCGGCTCAGGTGATCGGCGATCTGGGCCGCCACGGTGGAGCCGTCGGTGGGCACGTTGTGATCCGCTGTGGCGAGGGTGCGGTCCGGGCGGCGGACCTTGCGGCCGGCCATGCGGAGGCCGTCGAAGGCCTGGGGCGAGGTGACCTCGTGCACGAGGTGCAGGTCTATGTACAGCAGACCTGGCGCCACCTCGTGGGCCTCCCAGATCTTGTCGAACAGCGTCTTTGGCATCGGTTCAGCTTCTCCTGAGTCCGGCGGATACAACGGCGTAGAAGCGGGCGTCTGTGTCGCCCGGGTTCTCGAAGTGGTGTGGCAGGTCGGCGTCGAAGGTCACGCAGTCGCCCTCCGCGAGGTCGTACGGCGCGCCGTCGCAGACCAGGCGCAGCTTGCCCTCGGTGACGACGGCGGTCTCGCGGCTGCCGGCCTCGTGGATTGGCGGGTCGCCCCTCTGGCCCGTGGCGCCGCCCGGAGCGAGGAAGTGCTCGGACAGCTCGAGCCGCTGGCCCGGCAGCGCGGGCGTGAGCACCTCGAAGCGGTGCCCGTAAGCGGCCACGCCGCCATCGCGGCGCTCGTGCATGCGGACGACGTTCACCCCATCCCCCTCGTCGAGCCGCAGCAGCTGGGAGAGCGTGAGCTCGAGCCCGGCGGCGATGCGCTCGGCCACGGCGATCGTGGGGCTCGTCTCCCCGCGCTCGACCTGCGAGAGCATCTGGGCGGACACGCCACTGCGCTCCGCGAGGTCGCGCAGCGACAGGTTCAAGCCTTCCCGCAGGAGCTTGATGCGGCGCCCGAGCGAGGGTGCGTGTGAGTTGCTAACAGCCATCGTCGTAAGTTATCACAGACATCTGTCCGTGATAATCGGCGGAGAGTCCCAACTTCTTGAGAGCTATCCCAGGTAGGTGTGCCAGGGGAACAGCTAGTTGGGATCGTGGTCAGGCCTGGGCCGGTTCGCCCTCTGCCTCCGCACCGGCGCCCTCCTCAGCGAAGCGGGCCCGCAGCACCTTCTTGTCGAACTTGCCCACTGAGGTCTTCGGCACCTCGTCGATGAACTCCACGCGGTCCGGCACCCACCACTTCGCCACGCGTGGCTGGAGATGCTCGCGAATCCCCTCGGCGTCGAGGTCGCAGCCCTCCTTCTTCACCACGCAGGCGCACGGGCGCTCGCTCCACTTGTCGTCCGGCACCGCGATCACCGCGGCCTCGAGCACGTCCGGGTGGGCCATGATCTCGTTCTCGAGCTCCACGGACGAGATCCATTCGCCGCCCGACTTCACGAGGTCCTTCGTCCGGTCCACGAGCTTGATGTAGGAGCCGTGCACGAGCTCGGCAACGTCGCCGGTGCGCAGCCAGCCGTCATCTGTGAACTTCTCGGCCGAGGTGTCGTCGTTGTAGTACGCGCGCGCCACCCACGGGCCGCGCACCTGGAGCTCCCCGCCTGCCTCCTCGTCGATGCGGTAGTCCACGAGCGGGAGCGTTCGTCCCTGCACCGCGCGGACCTTGTACTGCTCGTCCTCGGACAGCTCCTCCTCCCCCGGCACGCGGGAGGTCGAGGCGAGCGGGCTCGTCTCCGTCATGCCCCAGCCCTGGAGCACCGGCACGCTGAACTGCTCATCGTAGGCGCGGATCAGCGACTCCGGCACCGCCGAGCCGCCGCACATGATCTCGCGCACGCTCGAGAGGTCGGGCTTGTTCTCGAGCTGGAGCAGGCCCTGCCAGATCGTCGGCACGCCGGCGGCCATCGACACCTTTTCCTTCGCGATCAGGTCGGCGATGTCCTGCGGCATCATCCGCGGGCCCGGGAACACGAGCGCGGCGCCGGACATGCTCGCCGTGTACGGAATGCCCCACGCGTTCGCGTGGAACATCGGCACCACCGGCATCACGCGATCGTGCTGGCGGATGCCCATGGCGTCAGCGTGGCCTGCGCCGAGCGAGTGCAGCACCGTCGAGCGGTGCGAGTACACCACGCCCTTCGGGCGGCCCGTGGTGCCGCTCGTGTAACACATCGCCGCGGCGTCGTTCTCGTCGAGGTCCGGGAACGCGAAGGTGGGATCGCCGTCGGCGATCAACTGCTCGTAGTCGAGGGCCCCCTCGCGCTCACCCGGCCCGTCAGGCATCAGCACCTCGTGCTCGACGTCCTCGA
It contains:
- a CDS encoding long-chain fatty acid--CoA ligase codes for the protein MRGLMQDYPLLVRHVAERAETVFPDRDIVSRTQDGVERSTYGKVVERARRLASSLESLGVSRGDRVATFGWNSVRHLELYLAVPSMGAVLHTLNIRLFEEDLHYIVGHAEDKVIFLDASLAGAMPHFEDVEHEVLMPDGPGEREGALDYEQLIADGDPTFAFPDLDENDAAAMCYTSGTTGRPKGVVYSHRSTVLHSLGAGHADAMGIRQHDRVMPVVPMFHANAWGIPYTASMSGAALVFPGPRMMPQDIADLIAKEKVSMAAGVPTIWQGLLQLENKPDLSSVREIMCGGSAVPESLIRAYDEQFSVPVLQGWGMTETSPLASTSRVPGEEELSEDEQYKVRAVQGRTLPLVDYRIDEEAGGELQVRGPWVARAYYNDDTSAEKFTDDGWLRTGDVAELVHGSYIKLVDRTKDLVKSGGEWISSVELENEIMAHPDVLEAAVIAVPDDKWSERPCACVVKKEGCDLDAEGIREHLQPRVAKWWVPDRVEFIDEVPKTSVGKFDKKVLRARFAEEGAGAEAEGEPAQA